The DNA region TTGTCTGTaaataataatcatcaaaattacaagaaggCTCAGAGAatataatctaaatattttatttagatataaacaatctaaataaaatatttcagaataaaagtttcagaaggagcagagaataaaaacatgttctgttGTCTGACGGCTGTATAGTTTTATTACCACAAGGTGGCAGTATTGAtctgtttctaaataaagttAATTCTGTAGCAGGAATCCAGATGTTCCTTGTATTGTTAGTGATGATGTTCCTGATGTTCTgctgcctctcctcctcttcctctctcaggaTGAAGATGATCTCCAGgatcctgctgctcctcatcctcagctcATGTCTCTGTGGTCAGTCTCCATCTTGTCTTTGTGACAGAAAGCTCTCTAGATGGAGCTGAAAGACTCCCATGTTCCAGTTCTCAGTGTGTCTgctcctctctttccctctctgtctcctcagcagcAACATTTGTAGTGAATGTGACACAGAGCAGCTATCAGGCAGAGGAGAACCACAGCATCACTCTGGAGTGGACCTTCCCCACCAAGACTCAGGGATCCTGGAGGGAACTGTTCATTGACTGCAGCTTGTTGGATCCTCGCAGAAGATTATTCCACTATCAGGTCCATAAAGGTGTTGAGATTTCAAAGTCTCAGCATGAACATTTTTCAGGACGAGTCCAGATTGACAAAGACGTCCTCAGAGAAGGACGAATCAGACTCCATGTGTCCAGACTGAGGACTGAAGACTCTGGTCTGTATCGGtgtgaagtgaaaactgaaGATGGATCCAACAATGCTGCATGTCGACTCAACGTTACTGGTGAGTTCATGTTGCAACATATGAACTTTATAAAGTCTAAAtgctgaaaaagtgaaattgaactgaaaaaatgcagcaaagtttttctgatatataaaaaaaaaaacttttgtgtttttctgtgaaattatttcttcctgtttctcttggtttttatttatttagattattttttcctctgattTAGTTTGAGGAAACTCAGACTGAGGTAAAAGTCCTAACTGGTTTCATCCAGAGAGTcggagaaaaatgaaaagttttcatgtttctttgtgATCAGAACCGACCCGGTTTATAAAggttaaaacagaataaaatgtttctgtgttgtttataTGGTTTCATGTTTAATTGTTTCCCATTAAACTTTATTCTTCTAAAGGTTTCTGTAATATTCAAAACTCTCTTCTATCtttccagcagctgctgatgtTTGTGCAGTCCGGAGAACGACCttggatccagaaccagaaggtCGAGGAAGGAACGGCCCCCATGATTCTCTCGGActgacaacagcagcagctgctgctgatgtctCTCCAACCCAGAAAACGACCttggatccagaaccagaaggtCGAGGAAGGATCGGCCTCCATGTTTCTCTGttactgacagcagcagcagcagcagctctgatggTCAAACTTTTCCTGACTCTCCGTTCAAAGGGTTGATATGGATGATGAtcctgtgggcaggaaggagcTCCAGTAGCAGTCTGTGTTGGACTGAAtatgaagaagcctctgactgaagactgttgctgtttgACCAAATCATGGCTGCATGACAAGCAAACAGGTCAAATAtcagacagcagagaaaataattCACTGAAAcactggatgacatcatcaggctctgctaatccacctcatcaGCTTCTGCTTCTCCTCTGTAGAGAGAGAGTAAGTTGTAAAACAATACATTGTTGTCATGGTTACGTATCACTACAACtgtctgaaagtaaaaagtgtaagagcaaaaatccttcTAGTGgcagagcaaccagaaccagagggaaaccagaaccagaaccaatcagagccgaCGTAGCTGAGCTGCTCCAACATGGCTGTCATGGAAGAAATTACTTTAGCAAGAGTCTGGATGAGAAGAAATAAGGAATTTATTAAAACCTTGCAAGGTgagaacagaaatacagagtCGTAGGAATCTGTCAAGTCTGCTCTGACCAACAGTGGATCTGGTTTCCTTTTATAGGTTCTGGTCAGAGAAGAGAGACTTGATTGGACTATAGGTGTGAATCCCTGATTGTGATGTACCAGAGATTCTGTGGAGACCAACACAGATAGTCTGGCCATTTGTCTGTTGTTAAGGAAAGGAGATGATTCTCTGATGCTAAAGGATAAATTCTACGTTGGGAAGAAACTTTTAGATCGTCTCCAGGATCAAGGAGCTCCTGCTGTTCTTTGGTACAGCAGAGGCCCATCTGAGAGCAGCTTGACCAAAATCATGATAAGATCATGCAGACAACCTAAAGCAGAAGAGAGGTGAGGAGAACCttataacattttctattaCGATGGCgcctccatgttttctctgtttattgAGATCAAACTTCTGGACTTTGGTCTCATCGGTCCAGAGGATTTTGTTCCAGGAGTCGTTTGGTTCAGTTCTGATGACTTTGTCCAGTTCAGTCCAGATTAATGGATGTTTTTACACAAGTTTATAATTGAAGTAAAAACCAGCTGGTGAAACGtttataataaatgttatttttataaacaactgatttttataaatgtttttatatgtaaaatattttaatttagtgaatgaatgaatcgtagtaaaaaaatgaacagagtCTTTCCATCTGTTGTTTTgaatcaactttaaaaagttttgttgaAGCAAATTTATTGAAGTCATTTTTCTCAGAGCTTTGATTCAGAAAGTATTAAAATTCAGTCATTTCAAATGAATCAACATGAATCTCAATGAAAAGCTGCCAGTGAGTCGTTTTCTCAGCTTTCAGCTCCAAAAGGTTCTGTGGATCAGAACCATCCAGTTATTAAAGCTGAACAGCTGAGAGGTTTTGTTACTGTGATCAGtttatctgctttgttttctgtttctgctgttaaaatgtaaataaatcagttttatagAAAGATGCTGTCAGGACTCTAATTCCATGTTAATAGAataaatttcattattttatcatatttatttttctgcagcgTCTCATTAAACCGTCAGATGATCAACATTTAGCTCCAGATCAACTGGTTCAGAGCAGCTGGTTAAACTGGAGCTTTGATcaggaaccagaacatctggacCCAGATGTTCTGAGTAACAGAGTTTTAATCTATAAAactctgaataataataataataataataataataataataataattattattattattattataataataataataataataataataataataataataataataataataataataatcactaAAATCAGTCAAATCTATAAAGATCCAACCAGGAAGTAAAATGACGTTACCTCAGCAGAGATCAGCTGCAATGTGTGGTTTTGTCCACATGGTGGCGCTCTAAGCTCTGACTAAAAGCTGCTCAGCAGTGAAAGTTAGTATTTCTCCTCCTTTCTGTCTATATTCAGTTCTGAtgtgaaaacacagatttagaaatgtttctttaatgaaatgtgtttatttctaacAGCTTTAAGACGTGATTATTGAATATTGATCTGATCAGTTGATCAGCAGCTTCATCCTGATGCTTCACTCTGTGATCTTCACTTCAGGTTGAGTTCAGATCAGGTAACATGATCCTGAgattctggatcagaaccaagaACCCGTCCTCACCAGATATTCAGACGACCAGCTGCAGATCAGCAGCAACTCCAGCCTcatgcaggtcaaaggtcaggctGCGTGTGCAGAGGAAACCAGAATCCTCCAACATCAAGACGGTTCTAAACAAATACCTGCAGAACAAAATGCATCTATAAAGGTCAAACTGTTCAGTCAGAAGAGAGACTGAATTAAAGAAAAGCTTAGTGGTGCAGCAACTGGGAAAGTTTTGAGCAGAGAATCAGAACCGAGGTTAGAGGAACCACTGATGAACTGTTTGAGTTTCAGAAATGGTTCACGAATGAGGAAGCTGTtcttttctgtcagaaacaaaagGTTTGCAGAACTGAATCTGAAgcaattaaactaaattaaggATTAATGAACCACAGAAATGAGCAGGGTTCtaatgatgaaataaataatcctGTTAAAGGTGTTTCCTGTCTGACAATCATCTCTTACACTGTCTGTTATCAGACAGGAAATCAGTGCTGCACTGACTGAATGATGATAAAATGTGTTGTCAGGAGAAATAGAGTCAATGTTTCTCAGTGTTTGAGAAAAGCAAGCATAGATCCTCCATTTGTTTCTGAAAGCTGATTTTCAGGTTTGTtctattaaaactgttttctacaTGTGACCAGATGTATCTCTGTGAGGCTTCTTCTGTAAAACTGAGGAATATGATAGAGATTAAATTATAACATATTTGATCTTATTTGCTCCAACATTCTTACCAATTCATCAACTTTAACACCTCAGTGTTCATGATTTTTCAACCTGCCATAATTTCAGGCACAGAAGcttctgaagaagaaacttcagctcatttatcatttaataaaatactcagtgaaatgaaaacatgttttcctttgaATGATCAGATCAGTGGCTCTGACTGGAAAATTCAGAATGAGGAACTTCATTAGAGTTTTGAAAGTTGAACTgaacagagaaaaagataaataaatgttcagaaatGATTGTTGGCTTTGTAACAAACTGCTGCAGGTGAATCAGCAGGTGAGATATTTATTTCCTGTTAACTCAGTAAGCTTCCTTTGCAAACActtcatgtttttgtcaaaGTGACATAAAGCATGAAGGtttcaaaattcagtttttttttttaaccttcagtTTTACCAGAGTGTCTCACCTGGTAACTGCATGGTGGAAGCAGCAGTAAAAGTCTGACGTTTAGTGAGGATAAAAGTCAACAGCAGATCTGTGAGCAGCTCATCTGTCTTTTGAAGACAATTTCCATGTGaggaaaatgtgtgtaaaagaaaaaaaggatgtaATAAACTTCTATATGATCTATTTCTACAGACAGaaatcaagagaaaaaaaacatggcagcatCTATAGTCATATTATTCATGGTTTATGTAATCCACATCTTATTCATGATATTTTGCCACAAGGAGAGTCAGCAACAAAAGGTCACTGCTGAAGAAGTTGGTTGTTCACAGAACTCTGTATTAAAGCATATTGTAAATGAGCTTCCATTCCTCTTAGTGCCACAGGCTGATCTCCTCCATGCCACgatgcattgatgcagtaattcaagCAGGAGGAAGTTCAGCCAATTACTGGAGGCATAGAAATGTACAAACCTTACAGACGCTGACATTTGTGctcaaaatatctgtttttgGTCCAATTACATATTCTCATTTCCT from Xiphophorus maculatus strain JP 163 A chromosome 14, X_maculatus-5.0-male, whole genome shotgun sequence includes:
- the LOC111611204 gene encoding programmed cell death 1 ligand 1-like isoform X4 — protein: MKMISRILLLLILSSCLCAATFVVNVTQSSYQAEENHSITLEWTFPTKTQGSWRELFIDCSLLDPRRRLFHYQVHKGVEISKSQHEHFSGRVQIDKDVLREGRIRLHVSRLRTEDSGLYRCEVKTEDGSNNAACRLNVTAAADVCAVRRTTLDPEPEGRGRNGPHDSLGLTTAAAAADVSPTQKTTLDPEPEGRGRIGLHVSLLLTAAAAAALMVKLFLTLRSKG
- the LOC111611204 gene encoding uncharacterized protein LOC111611204 isoform X2 → MFLVLLVMMFLMFCCLSSSSSLRMKMISRILLLLILSSCLCAATFVVNVTQSSYQAEENHSITLEWTFPTKTQGSWRELFIDCSLLDPRRRLFHYQVHKGVEISKSQHEHFSGRVQIDKDVLREGRIRLHVSRLRTEDSGLYRCEVKTEDGSNNAACRLNVTAADVCAVRRTTLDPEPEGRGRNGPHDSLGLTTAAAAADVSPTQKTTLDPEPEGRGRIGLHVSLLLTAAAAAALMVKLFLTLRSKG
- the LOC111611204 gene encoding programmed cell death 1 ligand 1-like isoform X1, with protein sequence MFLVLLVMMFLMFCCLSSSSSLRMKMISRILLLLILSSCLCAATFVVNVTQSSYQAEENHSITLEWTFPTKTQGSWRELFIDCSLLDPRRRLFHYQVHKGVEISKSQHEHFSGRVQIDKDVLREGRIRLHVSRLRTEDSGLYRCEVKTEDGSNNAACRLNVTAAADVCAVRRTTLDPEPEGRGRNGPHDSLGLTTAAAAADVSPTQKTTLDPEPEGRGRIGLHVSLLLTAAAAAALMVKLFLTLRSKG
- the LOC111611204 gene encoding programmed cell death 1 ligand 1-like isoform X3; this encodes MFLVLLVMMFLMFCCLSSSSSLRMKMISRILLLLILSSCLCATFVVNVTQSSYQAEENHSITLEWTFPTKTQGSWRELFIDCSLLDPRRRLFHYQVHKGVEISKSQHEHFSGRVQIDKDVLREGRIRLHVSRLRTEDSGLYRCEVKTEDGSNNAACRLNVTAAADVCAVRRTTLDPEPEGRGRNGPHDSLGLTTAAAAADVSPTQKTTLDPEPEGRGRIGLHVSLLLTAAAAAALMVKLFLTLRSKG
- the LOC111611204 gene encoding programmed cell death 1 ligand 1-like isoform X5, which encodes MKMISRILLLLILSSCLCATFVVNVTQSSYQAEENHSITLEWTFPTKTQGSWRELFIDCSLLDPRRRLFHYQVHKGVEISKSQHEHFSGRVQIDKDVLREGRIRLHVSRLRTEDSGLYRCEVKTEDGSNNAACRLNVTAAADVCAVRRTTLDPEPEGRGRNGPHDSLGLTTAAAAADVSPTQKTTLDPEPEGRGRIGLHVSLLLTAAAAAALMVKLFLTLRSKG